The Aminipila terrae nucleotide sequence CGGGCAGTCTGAACCACCGCTTAAGTGCATATTCCTGTCTGCATATGCCCTCCAGTTATAGCTTGTTTTACCAAGGTCCCGGCCTACTCTGGCATTTATGATTTGTCTGTCATACCGGATAAAAATCGGCTGTGCGTAAATCAGTAAATTCAACTTCCTTATGCGCTCAATTAGCTCCATGTCTGTAATCTGACAGTGTACAATTCCATGCCTTGAATCTATTCTGGGGAATTCCAGCATTATTTTTTCAAAACTGTTTACTGCCATTTCTATAGCTGCATCCCCAATGCAATGAATTGCTATCTGCATGCCGTTCTCATGACCCATTTTTATCATTCTGGTCAAACTCTCCTGATCATACAATGCCACTCCCCGGGTGCTGGGATCATCACAGTAAGGGTTTCTCAAATAAGCAGTCCTGGCTCCCAGAGATCCATCATTTAGTAACTTCAATGGACCGATTTTATAAAATCCGGACTCATAGCCAGTCTTATAACCTTTATCAAGAAAAGCCTGAAGTTTTTCCGGTGTCCGCAAAAGGCACTGTTGGTATATTCTGATAGGGAGCCGACCTTCAGCAGCCAGTTCTTTATACGCGGTTATAATTAAATCAAGGGTGTCACCGGTAAAGGTTTCAAAGTCATCTGTCTGCAGGGCAGTAATTCCTTTTGAAGCTGCGTCCATACAGGCATCTATTATTCTATTCTTAAGATCTTCAATTTCAGGTGCACCCAAATTATTCCATATAATATTTTGTGCACTTTCTCTTAAGATTCCATTTGCCTGGCCCTTCTCATCGGTCTCTACAATACCATTGGAAAACGCAGGTATATTCTCTGACAGTCCAAGTATCTCTATAGCCTTTGAGTTTATAACCGTAGCATGATAACAGGTCCTTGTTATGGCAATGGGAATATCTTTGGAGATTTTATCCAGATCATCTCTTGTAGGGAAAACTGGCACCTCCCAATAGTCCTGGTTCCATCCGCATCCCAGCAGCCACTGATTGCCTTCAGTCAATCTCTCAAGTCCCATCTGGCATAAGGAAATGACATCCTCAATAGATTTTGCCTGTGATAATTCTACTTTACGTTTTGTATTGGCATAATAAATCAAATGCAGATGACTGTCAGAGAATCCTGGTAAAACAAATTTTCCCTTTAAATCAACTTTTCTTGTATCTGAATCTCCTAAAGAAAGAATTTCTTCATTGCTGCCTGTTCTTGCAATAATACCATTTTTAACTGCCACGGCTTCAGCTTCTGGCCTTACCTTATCCATTGTTTTAATTTTTCCATTGTAAAAAATAGTGTCCATTTCAACCCCCTTGATATTTTGATTTATAGTAGTATGCTTTCCAGGAAATGATATATTGTCTCTGATGTTTTAACAATTGAATCAATGGATGCATATTCGTCGCTGCTATGCAGTCCCTTTCCATCTGCTCCGAAAATTACAGCAGGGGCATTCAACCTGGAACCCAGATAATTAAAATCTCCGATACTTTGCAAATAGCCAATACTCATTTTTTTTGCACATACTTGTTCAGCTGTCTGAATGAATTTTTCCACGTAGACATTTGTCCTTTCAACGGTATAAGGTAAAAAGCCTTTTGACCCTTCCGATGGAGCTTCTCTGAAATTGATTTTATATTCACAATGAATACCGGATCTCTCTATGGCATTTTCAATTTCCCGTTGTATGGTACCTTCATTTTCGTTTCTTACTATGTGCCAGAAAAGTTTTATCTTTGCATAATCCGGGACGCTGCATGCACCCCCGTCACTTTCAATACCAACTACACATAGCACGCCTTTCCCCAGAAGCTTATCCTCTACGTATTGTATTTCACCTAAAGCACATACAACTTTAGCCGCTTCGTCTGCTGCGTTGGTTCCTTTCTCTGGTACTGCAGCATGTGCAGATTTCCCGAAGATTTCAATTTCCAGTCCATATCCCCCTCTTGCTCCCAGGCAAATAGCAGGATAAGGCATTTCTATAAATGCAGCACTTGGTTCTGCAATAATTGAAAAATCAACGCCTTTAAGCAATCCATCTTCAATAAGTGCATTGGTACCCAATCCATAAGGGCCTTCCTCATCAGAAACTAATGTAGTGATTAATTTACCTTTAAAACTTTTATAATTTTCAGAGAACTTTTTTACTGCAAGCATGATGGCACAACAGCCGGATTTCATGTCAAGGGCACCCAAACCGTAAATATTTTCTTCTTCTATCCATCCTTCATATGGATTTACGCTCCAGCCCTTACAAAGGTTCACCGTATCCAGATGACCATTCAAGCATATGGTAGGGCCTTTTGAATCACCCTGCATGATTAAAACTACATTTTTTCCTTTAAACTTTGTGATTTTATTGTCTTCATATGTATGGATGTAAGAATCCAACTGATTTCTATGAAACCAGCCGTCAACGAATGACATAATTTCATCTTCCTGAAAATATGGACTTTTTATGGAAATTAAATCTTTCATTAATTCGATGGTTTCTTTTTTTAAGACTTCATAAGAATTGTTGTTTTGTATATTCATTTTTTGTTCCTCTTTACTCTTCATTCTCCTCTGTCTTTATAAAAGAAGTATTATTTATATTTGCTTCAAGGAAAGATTCATATTTAACAGGAATTATTTTGCCCTTCTTATAAACAATAAATCCGACTATAAAGTAAATGACAATCATTGGTGCCCCTATATAAAATGTCAGCCTTGTGGACTCACTTACTGCAGTAACAATAGCAATGAAGATTAAGAAAATAAGTCCTAAAACTGTAGCGGTTGGATAGGCTTTTGATTTAAATTTCAGATTTTCTACTTTTCCCTCATGTTTAACAAGCCATTTACGGAAACAATAGTGAGATAGCAGGATACCAAACCATGTTAACAGTGTGTTAAAACCAGCTATAGAAACAATCCACACGAAAACCTTATCTGGTGAAGCAAAGTTTGTTGCCAGCGAAACCAGACCAATAGCCATTGTCATTAATATGGCCGGGGCAGGTATTCCTCTGCTGTTTACTCTGCCAAAGATTTTTGGTGCTTTCCCTTCCTGTGAAAGTGCCATCAGCATTCGGCTTGCTACATATACTACAGAATTCGTACAGGATGCCAGTGAGGTGAGAATAACAATATTCATCGCAACAGCTGCTGCCTGGAATCCGGCCAGCTTAAATACACCTGCATATCCGTTATTCATAACACTTACCTGATCAAACGGCACAACTAAACTCATTACGGTTACAGATCCTACATAAAACAGTACAATTCTGAAAAATACAGTTTTAATAGCAGATGGTACGTTTTTTTCTGGATTTTCAGTTTCACCAGCAGCAATGGTAACTGTTTCTACCCCAAGGTAAGACCAGATAACACCGGCAGCGGTTAAAATAACTGCAGAGAACCCAAAAGGCGCCATAGTATGGGAATTCCAGTTCTCAAATCCAATAAAGCCCTGTTTTCCTACAATTCCTAAAATCATCAGGATACCTACAACAATAAAGATGATTACTGTGACAACTTTAATGCTGGCAAACCAGAATTCAGCTTCTCCATAAGCTTTTACTGTAAACAGGTTTAAAGCCAGAACAATACATCCGATGATAAGACACCATATAAATGGCGGAACGCTTGGAAAGAACTGCTGTAGGATAACAGCACCTCCCACCAGCTCTGCCCCAATGGAAATGGAGGCATTAATCCATACATTCCAGCCCACTGCAAACCCAAAGACCGGATGAACAAACAAACCTGCAAAAGTGGCATAAGCCCCCGATGTAGGTAAAAATGTTGACATTTCACCAACACCATTCATAAGAACATATACTAGAATACCGATAATAAGATAGGCAAGAGGTCCGCCAAAAGCTCCAGCATTTTGGATATTATATCCGGATGTCAGAAACAACCCTGTTCCGATTGTTCCGCCGATAGCGATCATGTTTAAATGTCGCTTTTTGAGTCCTCTTTTTACGTGATTATTGTTGTTTTCTTCACTCATTGTTATCTTCCTTTCTCTTTAATTTCGTTGCAGGACAACATTTTTACTCAGTATATACTGCCTGCAATTCTGATTTTATCCATCATAGCATTCTGCTGTTTATATTTAGGTTTAAATTTGTCTGATTTATTAGAAAATATATGTTTAATATTTTAACCAAAAAATATTTTAAAACAAAGTGTTTATCCACAAAAAAACCATTCAGGTATTGCCTGAATGGTTTTCATAATTTTATGTTTTATAACTTTGATAAGTTTTTATACTTATTTAAATTCATTTTTCAGAATGGAATAATACAATCTGTCTATGTATTCCCCTTCCTGATAGAAAAAGTCCCTTAATGTTCCTTCATAAGTCAGTCCGCATTTTTCAATAACCTTCCGTGAAGGTGTATTGGTGGATTTATGACAAATCTGCACTTTATGCAAATTAATTTTATCAAATCCGTAGCTGATTACAGCCTTTGTTGCTTCAGTAGCAAGACCCTTTCTCTGAAAAAGGCTTCCAATACAATATTCTATTTCTCCAAAATGATTTTTACTGTCCACTAAAAAATACGCAATCTGGCCTATACACTCATTTGTTTCTTTTAAAATAACCGCCCATCTGTAATAATTTTCTTTTTCATAAGAACTAATATATTTATTGAGTAATTCTTTTACTTCTTGTTTTGTAGTATAAACTGGCTCTGCATACATAAACTGGACATCAGGGTCACTAACCCAGTATTTCAGCATATCTTCATCATCTGAATACAAAAAACGTCTTAGACTTAGCCTTTCTGTTTCAATTTTACAAGTACCAACATGAGTTAACATCTTATACCTCTTTCATCATCAGTGTTTTAGCGTTCCTCAACTGCTTTTCTTAACTGGTCCAACGCCTGTTTCAGAATGACCCTCGGACAGGCAGCATTTATTCTCATAAACCCTTCTAAAGATCTGGAAAATGTATTGCCACTGTTTAAGCCCAACTTTGCTTTTTTTATCATAAATTCATTTAATCCATCCTGAGACATATTTAATTTCCTGCAGTCAAGCCAGCCAAGATAGGTGCTTTCTGGAATGCAAAATTTTATATCTGGAATATTTTCCCTTAAATATTCGTCAATAAACAGCATATTTTTTTCTAAATATAAAATCAGCTGTGAAAGCCATTCTTCTCCATATCTGTATGCTGCTTCTGTGGCAACCAGGCTGAAGCAGTTATTTCGGAGAATATCCATACCCTTCCATACATAATCAAACTTCTGTTTCAGTTCATCATTTGGAAAAATGGCAATAGAAGCCTGCAATCCGGCCAAATTAAATGTCTTAGATGCTGCAAGACAAGTTATAATGTGTTTTCCTGCATGGTCACAGGCATGCACTGTAGGAGTAAATTTATTTCCCCATAAAATTAAGTCAGAATGGATTTCATCAGCTATTATGGTTACCCCATACTTTATGCAAAGTTCTACAACCTTCTTAAGTTCCTCTCTGCTCCACACTCTGCCTACAGGATTGTGAGGATTACAAAAAATGAACAGCCTAGGTCTCATAGCCAGTTTAGTTTCCAGATCCTGAAAGTCTATGGTGTATTTACCCTCTTTTTCTACCAAGGGATTTTCCAGCACTCTTCTTCCCCAGTTTTCAACTACATCATAAAACTCCGAATAAACTGGAGTCTGTATGAGAACGTAATCCGTACTGTCCGTCAGTTCTCGTACCAACACTGACATAGAAGGAACTACTCCCGGACTGAAGCTTATCAAAGATTTATCAATGGTACGGTTATTTCTCTTTTCCTGCCAGTTACAAATGGCCTCATAGTAGGAATCTGGCCGGTATGTATACCCAAATATGCCCTGCCTGGCACGTTCTTCCAGAGCATCAATAATGGGCTGTGCTGTTTTAAAATCCATGTCAGCAATCCAAAGGGGCAGTAAATCATCTGTGCCAAATTTCTTTTTCCTTTCGTCATATTTAGCAGAAAAATTATTGCTTCGATTTACAACCTCATCAAAATTATATTTCACTCCACTCCTCCTTAAGTCAAATATACTTCCTACAGAACTAAATCTTCATCCATTACTTCACCAATTGCTACTATATTTGTATCTCCAGTTAAGTAAAGATTCTCTACCTTACTTTCATTTAGTTCCACATGAACGGATAATATACCTCCTGGAACATGTAAATTAACAGGTTTGCCTTTGTCAATAACCCCTTTTAAAGAAAGGACGACTGCTGTAGACCCCGACCCGGTTCCGCAGGCTAAAGTAAAGTCTTCAACACCACGTTCAAAAGTTTTTAATCTTACGTCGTTTTCCTTCATTATTTCATAAAAGTTCACATTTACTCCCTTAGGGAAATCATGGTAATATCTGATTTTCCTCCCTAGTTGGAACAACTTTTTCTCATCAAAATCACAAAGTCCGTTTATTTTCACAACTGCATGGGGCAGGCCCGGATTTCCCAGTTCAATATATGAATATTCATATGCTGTCCCATCAATACTTAAAGTTTCATCCAGCTTTATTATTTCCGGATTGTTTAAACGGATTTTATATTTTCTTTTATTTATTCTCCATGCCGGCACATCTCCTGCAAGAGTTTCAATAACCATGGATCCTCCTGCAATTTTATTTTCGTAAGCATATCTGGCTATACACCTTGCACCATTACCACACATTTCTCCCAGGGTTCCGTCGGAATTATAGAATCGCATTTGAAAATCCCCGGCGTGCTGTGGTTTATCTACAACCATCAAAGCATCTCCTCCTACCGATATTCTTCTTGTGCACACCCGCTTTGCGATTTCAGGGAATTTTTCTACAGGAATATTCAACTCTATATTGTTTACAATAATAAAATCGTTTCCAGTGCCTTGCATCTTAGCAAATTTCATAACATTCCTCCATGTAACAGTTACTATTTATTTATATAATGCTGTTTTGCATACTGAAGCAGTACAGCTGGTTTTTGTGCCCGTTCTGCACTGTCTTCTGCTCCAAGTACAATAGCAATCACTCTTTCAGTTTTATTTTTATGCTGAACTGGCATTGTAGTTATTATACAGCAACCTGCCCTGTTTGTAGTACCCGTTTTAAGCCCGTCAACCCCATCCACATTAAATAATAGCCGGTTGGTGTTTTCTCCCTGAAAATTTAAGCTGTTTACGCTAATTGATGTTTTTCTGGTTATATCCAGTATATCCGGATACTTATTTACTGTATACCTGCACAGTTCAAACAAATCCATGGCGTTCATCCGGTTCTGAAGTTTAGCAGAGAAAATATTTGAAGTATAGAGTGGTAATCCATGTGGGTTGTAGAACTCTGCGCTATCCAGCTTTAATTCTTTAGCCTTACTATTCATCAGCTTTGTAAATTCAGTCTCAGACCCACTTAAATGCTCTGATAAGGCCGTTGCAGATTCATTACTTGAAACAATGAGCAGCGTATTCATTAAGTCTCTTAATTTAATACTCTGGCCTGCTTTCATAGGAATTACTCCGTCTTCTGACAAAGATACTGCCTCTGCGGTTTTAGATATAACTACATCATCATCCCAGGATATCTGTTTCTTATCAATTGCTTCCCTGATTAAAAGATATGTCATTATTTTAGTAGTGCTTGCGATAGCCACCTTATTATCTGCATTGTTAGCGTAAATAATCTCACCTGTGGTTGCATTTCCGAGAACTGAACCGTGGAGAAAATCAAAATAGCCGCTGGCAGCTGTCTTTTGAAATTCTACATCAAAGTCCTTTTTAGTATCTACAATAATCGTCTTATTTGAACTGCAAACCGTTGCATTCACATTAAATATTTGCATCAGGTCTGTAAATTTAAAATATGTATTCCCCTGAATACTATATACCGTATATTGCACCTTTTTATTATCCACATAAAGCTCTGGGACAGAAGAATCTGCCCACTCTGTACTTCTGTTTCCCGGCTGATTTTCACCGCCTATGGCAACATAGGGCTGCCCCTTCAAGATACATACAGCCTGTTTATCCTTATCATACGAAATATTAAACTGTTTTGCACTTCCGTTTATTGCATTTGCAAAATCTCTTATACAAATAAAATTATTCCCTTCATAAGAAGCGCTATATGCCCTCATGTTTACCTCTTTACCATCAATCTGAGCCTTTATCATGATTGGAGTGGCCATGTCTGCAGCCAGTGAAACAGAAGTTACTCCTGCACTCATTGTAAAAATGATAATCATGGCTAACAATATGCTTAAAATTTTCTTTTTCATAATGTTTACCTCTTTAATAATTTAAGAAATAACTTTATTACAAGAACTTTATTCTAACCTTAAAGTTCTACATAACATTCTCTTTCGATCATATCTTCATAGCTCTGCTTTTTAATTATTTCTGCAGATTTTCCATCTTTAACAAGTACAACACCAGGTATAGGGTTTTTATTGTAATTACTCGCCATGGAATATCCATAAGCACCTGTGGTCAATACAGCCAGAATATCTCCTTGTTCTGCTCTGGCAAATTTACCATCTTTAATTAAAACATCTCCAGTTTCACAGCACTTACCACACACTGTTACCACATCATCAGCCGGCATATCCATTTTATTTGCAATTACCCCTTTGTATTCTGCCTGATACAGGGCTGGTCTGATATTATCTGTCATACCACCGTCGATTGACACATATTTCCGGATACCTTTT carries:
- a CDS encoding amidohydrolase, with amino-acid sequence MDTIFYNGKIKTMDKVRPEAEAVAVKNGIIARTGSNEEILSLGDSDTRKVDLKGKFVLPGFSDSHLHLIYYANTKRKVELSQAKSIEDVISLCQMGLERLTEGNQWLLGCGWNQDYWEVPVFPTRDDLDKISKDIPIAITRTCYHATVINSKAIEILGLSENIPAFSNGIVETDEKGQANGILRESAQNIIWNNLGAPEIEDLKNRIIDACMDAASKGITALQTDDFETFTGDTLDLIITAYKELAAEGRLPIRIYQQCLLRTPEKLQAFLDKGYKTGYESGFYKIGPLKLLNDGSLGARTAYLRNPYCDDPSTRGVALYDQESLTRMIKMGHENGMQIAIHCIGDAAIEMAVNSFEKIMLEFPRIDSRHGIVHCQITDMELIERIRKLNLLIYAQPIFIRYDRQIINARVGRDLGKTSYNWRAYADRNMHLSGGSDCPVEKFDIIPNIYCAVTGKNPENDQDPAWYPENCLSVDETIKSFTIEGAYAAFQENERGTLSVGKYADMVVLDKNIYEIPEEQIKDIQVEMTIVNGVIKYSRG
- a CDS encoding M20 family metallopeptidase; protein product: MNIQNNNSYEVLKKETIELMKDLISIKSPYFQEDEIMSFVDGWFHRNQLDSYIHTYEDNKITKFKGKNVVLIMQGDSKGPTICLNGHLDTVNLCKGWSVNPYEGWIEEENIYGLGALDMKSGCCAIMLAVKKFSENYKSFKGKLITTLVSDEEGPYGLGTNALIEDGLLKGVDFSIIAEPSAAFIEMPYPAICLGARGGYGLEIEIFGKSAHAAVPEKGTNAADEAAKVVCALGEIQYVEDKLLGKGVLCVVGIESDGGACSVPDYAKIKLFWHIVRNENEGTIQREIENAIERSGIHCEYKINFREAPSEGSKGFLPYTVERTNVYVEKFIQTAEQVCAKKMSIGYLQSIGDFNYLGSRLNAPAVIFGADGKGLHSSDEYASIDSIVKTSETIYHFLESILL
- a CDS encoding amino acid permease translates to MSEENNNNHVKRGLKKRHLNMIAIGGTIGTGLFLTSGYNIQNAGAFGGPLAYLIIGILVYVLMNGVGEMSTFLPTSGAYATFAGLFVHPVFGFAVGWNVWINASISIGAELVGGAVILQQFFPSVPPFIWCLIIGCIVLALNLFTVKAYGEAEFWFASIKVVTVIIFIVVGILMILGIVGKQGFIGFENWNSHTMAPFGFSAVILTAAGVIWSYLGVETVTIAAGETENPEKNVPSAIKTVFFRIVLFYVGSVTVMSLVVPFDQVSVMNNGYAGVFKLAGFQAAAVAMNIVILTSLASCTNSVVYVASRMLMALSQEGKAPKIFGRVNSRGIPAPAILMTMAIGLVSLATNFASPDKVFVWIVSIAGFNTLLTWFGILLSHYCFRKWLVKHEGKVENLKFKSKAYPTATVLGLIFLIFIAIVTAVSESTRLTFYIGAPMIVIYFIVGFIVYKKGKIIPVKYESFLEANINNTSFIKTEENEE
- a CDS encoding GNAT family N-acetyltransferase, with product MLTHVGTCKIETERLSLRRFLYSDDEDMLKYWVSDPDVQFMYAEPVYTTKQEVKELLNKYISSYEKENYYRWAVILKETNECIGQIAYFLVDSKNHFGEIEYCIGSLFQRKGLATEATKAVISYGFDKINLHKVQICHKSTNTPSRKVIEKCGLTYEGTLRDFFYQEGEYIDRLYYSILKNEFK
- a CDS encoding MalY/PatB family protein translates to MKYNFDEVVNRSNNFSAKYDERKKKFGTDDLLPLWIADMDFKTAQPIIDALEERARQGIFGYTYRPDSYYEAICNWQEKRNNRTIDKSLISFSPGVVPSMSVLVRELTDSTDYVLIQTPVYSEFYDVVENWGRRVLENPLVEKEGKYTIDFQDLETKLAMRPRLFIFCNPHNPVGRVWSREELKKVVELCIKYGVTIIADEIHSDLILWGNKFTPTVHACDHAGKHIITCLAASKTFNLAGLQASIAIFPNDELKQKFDYVWKGMDILRNNCFSLVATEAAYRYGEEWLSQLILYLEKNMLFIDEYLRENIPDIKFCIPESTYLGWLDCRKLNMSQDGLNEFMIKKAKLGLNSGNTFSRSLEGFMRINAACPRVILKQALDQLRKAVEER
- the dapF gene encoding diaminopimelate epimerase, whose protein sequence is MKFAKMQGTGNDFIIVNNIELNIPVEKFPEIAKRVCTRRISVGGDALMVVDKPQHAGDFQMRFYNSDGTLGEMCGNGARCIARYAYENKIAGGSMVIETLAGDVPAWRINKRKYKIRLNNPEIIKLDETLSIDGTAYEYSYIELGNPGLPHAVVKINGLCDFDEKKLFQLGRKIRYYHDFPKGVNVNFYEIMKENDVRLKTFERGVEDFTLACGTGSGSTAVVLSLKGVIDKGKPVNLHVPGGILSVHVELNESKVENLYLTGDTNIVAIGEVMDEDLVL
- a CDS encoding D-alanyl-D-alanine carboxypeptidase family protein; this translates as MKKKILSILLAMIIIFTMSAGVTSVSLAADMATPIMIKAQIDGKEVNMRAYSASYEGNNFICIRDFANAINGSAKQFNISYDKDKQAVCILKGQPYVAIGGENQPGNRSTEWADSSVPELYVDNKKVQYTVYSIQGNTYFKFTDLMQIFNVNATVCSSNKTIIVDTKKDFDVEFQKTAASGYFDFLHGSVLGNATTGEIIYANNADNKVAIASTTKIMTYLLIREAIDKKQISWDDDVVISKTAEAVSLSEDGVIPMKAGQSIKLRDLMNTLLIVSSNESATALSEHLSGSETEFTKLMNSKAKELKLDSAEFYNPHGLPLYTSNIFSAKLQNRMNAMDLFELCRYTVNKYPDILDITRKTSISVNSLNFQGENTNRLLFNVDGVDGLKTGTTNRAGCCIITTMPVQHKNKTERVIAIVLGAEDSAERAQKPAVLLQYAKQHYINK